The Clostridium chauvoei genome has a window encoding:
- a CDS encoding aldose 1-epimerase family protein gives MIYTLENNSIKITASTFGGELNSITSKKDNTEFLWTGDEKYWKYHSPVLFPIVGKVKDNKYRVNGETFELPQHGLARTREFNMIEKDDNHIVFELTWSEDTLKVYPYKFSLKITYTLVDNGVITTYTVDNVDNDTIYFSIGAHPAFMCPIKNNENLDDYYFEFNKIENSKIMQLGNTGYFIHEKKDYLKDTNILPLSLDIFKSDALVFDDLKSTVITLKSKNHDRYVSMDFTGFPYMALWTKATGAPFVCIEPWYGLSDFADFNGELKDKIGIEKLNVNESFEASYTVSIN, from the coding sequence ATGATTTATACTTTAGAAAATAACTCTATTAAAATTACAGCTAGTACATTTGGTGGAGAATTAAACTCTATTACAAGCAAAAAAGATAATACCGAATTTTTATGGACTGGAGATGAAAAGTATTGGAAATATCATTCTCCTGTATTATTTCCTATAGTAGGTAAAGTTAAAGATAATAAATATAGAGTTAATGGTGAAACTTTCGAACTTCCTCAACACGGCCTTGCAAGAACTCGTGAATTTAATATGATTGAAAAGGATGATAATCATATAGTTTTTGAACTTACTTGGTCTGAAGATACTTTAAAGGTTTATCCTTATAAGTTCTCTTTAAAGATTACTTATACACTTGTTGATAATGGTGTTATTACAACTTATACTGTTGATAATGTTGATAATGATACAATTTATTTCTCAATAGGTGCTCATCCAGCCTTTATGTGTCCTATAAAGAATAATGAAAACTTGGATGATTATTATTTTGAATTTAATAAAATAGAAAATTCAAAGATTATGCAATTAGGTAATACAGGCTACTTTATACACGAAAAGAAAGATTACTTAAAAGATACTAATATACTTCCTTTAAGTCTTGATATATTTAAATCTGATGCTTTAGTATTTGATGATTTAAAATCAACAGTAATAACATTAAAATCTAAAAATCATGATAGATATGTATCTATGGACTTTACAGGCTTCCCTTATATGGCTTTATGGACTAAAGCAACAGGGGCTCCTTTTGTATGTATAGAACCATGGTATGGTCTTTCTGATTTTGCTGATTTCAATGGTGAATTAAAAGATAAGATTGGTATAGAAAAGCTAAATGTTAATGAAAGTTTTGAGGCAAGCTATACTGTATCAATAAACTAA
- a CDS encoding ATP-dependent DNA helicase: MENKIVIRESVRGIIEYILRAGHLDDRYTGKSRALEGTLAHQRLQASNEKIYSNYEKEVRLEYTFAIEDALLKVDGRADGIIIEDNRIIIEEIKSTMKNLSLIDEDYNELHWAQAKFYSYIYLVENNLSNIFIRLSYYNIETNEVKSFDKEFNIEELTSFIDYIVKEYSRWIKISSKLQVLRNDSINKLDFPFETYRKGQRDLAVNCYNTIREKSVLFAQAPTGIGKTISTIFPAVKALGSGMGRRIIYLTAKTITRTVAEEAFNKLEDKGLNFRNITLTSKEKICFQEKVTCNPDECRYAVNYFTKVNDIIFEMLSNEKRFTREIIEKYAKKYEVCPFELSLDLSSWCDGIICDYNYAFDPRVRLKRFFEEDLKSNILLVDEGHNLVNRARDMFSAELYKSNILNVSKLIKGIAPTLYKALSSINKEFIKIRKQVQEMEQDNIYQKEEFKNLYKLLRIALKEGDEYLVKAVGTKGYNDVLELYFDMRSFVSISELYSNEYVTIVELDKSEVKVKLFCVNPSKNLASIVRGSYSTIIFSATLTPLNYYIDLLGGNEKSYRMKLPSPFKIENFKTYGYPLNMRYSMREKNIDNVCKLIKKFISEYSGNYMVFLPSYSYLNKVYSRYVELYQEEDIFCQGDTLSEEDRDAFINKFRENKNITAFCVVGGIFSEGIDLPGDMLIGSVVVGVGFPRISKEGDIIKDYYDDKGFDYAYVYPGINKVLQAAGRVIRTEEDKGRLLLIDDRYFSLKYRTLLPKEWKIEKFK; this comes from the coding sequence ATGGAAAATAAAATTGTAATTAGAGAATCAGTTAGAGGGATAATTGAATATATTTTAAGAGCAGGTCATTTAGATGATAGATATACAGGTAAAAGTAGAGCTTTAGAGGGGACATTAGCACATCAAAGATTACAAGCTAGTAATGAAAAGATATATTCTAATTATGAAAAGGAAGTAAGATTAGAATATACTTTTGCTATAGAAGATGCTTTATTAAAAGTAGATGGTAGAGCTGATGGGATAATAATAGAAGATAATAGGATAATAATAGAAGAAATTAAGTCAACTATGAAAAATTTATCTTTGATAGATGAAGATTATAATGAATTGCATTGGGCACAAGCAAAGTTTTATTCATATATATATTTAGTTGAAAATAATTTAAGTAATATCTTTATTAGATTAAGTTATTATAATATAGAAACAAATGAAGTAAAAAGTTTTGATAAAGAATTTAATATAGAAGAACTAACTAGTTTTATAGATTATATAGTTAAAGAATATAGTAGGTGGATTAAAATTAGTAGTAAACTTCAAGTATTAAGAAATGATTCAATTAATAAACTTGATTTTCCTTTTGAAACCTATAGGAAAGGTCAAAGAGATTTAGCAGTTAATTGTTACAATACAATAAGAGAAAAGAGCGTTTTATTTGCACAAGCTCCTACAGGAATAGGAAAGACTATATCAACGATATTTCCAGCTGTGAAGGCATTAGGAAGCGGAATGGGTAGGAGAATAATATATCTAACAGCAAAGACTATAACAAGAACTGTAGCAGAAGAGGCCTTTAATAAACTAGAAGATAAAGGGTTAAATTTTAGAAATATAACTTTAACATCTAAGGAGAAAATATGCTTTCAAGAAAAAGTAACATGCAATCCTGATGAATGTAGATATGCAGTTAATTATTTTACTAAAGTAAATGACATTATATTTGAGATGTTATCAAATGAAAAAAGATTTACTAGAGAGATAATAGAAAAGTATGCCAAAAAGTATGAGGTATGTCCTTTTGAATTATCATTAGATTTAAGTTCATGGTGTGATGGAATAATATGTGATTATAATTATGCATTTGATCCTAGAGTTAGATTAAAGAGATTTTTTGAAGAGGATTTAAAAAGCAATATATTATTAGTAGATGAAGGACATAACTTAGTTAATAGAGCTAGAGATATGTTTAGTGCAGAACTATATAAAAGTAATATTCTTAATGTAAGTAAGTTAATAAAAGGTATAGCACCTACATTATATAAGGCTTTATCTTCAATAAATAAAGAGTTCATAAAAATAAGAAAACAAGTTCAAGAAATGGAACAGGATAACATATATCAAAAAGAAGAGTTTAAGAACCTATATAAGCTGCTTAGGATAGCTTTGAAAGAGGGAGACGAATATTTAGTCAAAGCAGTAGGAACAAAAGGGTATAATGACGTATTAGAGCTTTATTTCGATATGAGAAGCTTTGTTTCAATTTCAGAGTTATATTCTAATGAGTATGTTACTATAGTAGAATTAGATAAAAGCGAAGTAAAAGTAAAGTTATTTTGCGTAAATCCTTCTAAGAACTTAGCTTCCATAGTAAGAGGAAGTTATTCAACAATAATATTTTCAGCTACTTTAACGCCACTAAATTACTATATAGATTTATTAGGTGGCAATGAAAAAAGTTATAGAATGAAATTACCATCACCTTTTAAAATAGAAAATTTTAAAACCTATGGTTATCCATTAAATATGAGATATAGTATGAGAGAAAAAAACATAGATAATGTATGTAAGTTAATTAAAAAATTCATTAGTGAATATAGTGGAAATTATATGGTTTTTTTACCATCATACTCTTATTTGAATAAAGTGTATTCAAGATATGTAGAGCTTTATCAAGAGGAAGATATTTTCTGCCAAGGAGATACTTTGTCGGAAGAAGATAGAGATGCTTTTATTAACAAGTTTAGGGAAAATAAAAATATAACAGCTTTTTGCGTTGTAGGTGGAATATTTTCTGAAGGTATAGACTTACCTGGTGATATGCTTATAGGTAGTGTAGTTGTTGGAGTTGGATTTCCTAGAATATCTAAAGAAGGGGATATAATAAAGGATTATTATGACGATAAGGGCTTTGATTATGCATACGTATATCCAGGAATAAATAAAGTGCTACAAGCTGCTGGAAGAGTAATTAGAACTGAAGAAGATAAGGGGAGACTTTTACTTATAGATGATAGGTATTTTAGCTTAAAATATAGAACGTTATTGCCAAAAGAGTGGAAAATAGAAAAGTTTAAATAG
- a CDS encoding DUF1836 domain-containing protein → MVKKIDTNYITDLAEEMSTNSMVSYDDLPKYDLFLSQVIDFLNDKFTEDKYTNNIVQNYIKSEVITKPEDGKKRGYTKIHLVQLVLLSYMRPVLTTEEIKKVFSLAFNEINDRSDDIISWERAYKIFAETQSESFKDFLATPAVDEQKLNEIISELDLNEKDENSIRTFVIVMSLIAQASAIKKLVQKIVNEYHSE, encoded by the coding sequence ATGGTAAAAAAAATTGATACTAATTATATAACAGATTTGGCAGAAGAAATGTCAACTAATAGTATGGTTTCTTATGATGATCTACCAAAGTATGACCTCTTTCTATCCCAAGTTATAGATTTTTTAAATGATAAATTTACAGAAGATAAATACACTAATAACATAGTACAAAATTACATAAAAAGTGAAGTTATAACTAAACCAGAGGATGGTAAAAAAAGAGGATATACAAAGATTCATTTAGTTCAATTAGTTCTTTTGAGTTATATGAGGCCAGTATTAACTACAGAAGAAATAAAAAAAGTGTTTAGTCTTGCATTTAATGAAATAAATGATAGATCTGATGACATAATATCATGGGAAAGAGCATATAAAATATTTGCAGAGACACAAAGTGAAAGTTTTAAAGACTTTTTAGCTACACCAGCTGTAGATGAACAAAAATTAAATGAGATAATTTCTGAATTAGACTTAAATGAAAAAGACGAAAATAGCATTAGAACCTTCGTAATAGTAATGTCTTTAATAGCACAAGCAAGTGCAATTAAAAAGCTGGTTCAAAAAATAGTGAATGAATATCATTCAGAGTAA
- a CDS encoding AbrB/MazE/SpoVT family DNA-binding domain-containing protein, whose product MKSTGVVRRVDELGRIVIPIELRRTLDIAEKDALEIYVDGEQIILKKYEPACIFCGDARDVVNYKGKNICEKCLAELKK is encoded by the coding sequence ATGAAATCAACTGGAGTTGTAAGAAGAGTAGACGAATTAGGAAGAATCGTTATTCCTATAGAATTAAGAAGAACATTAGATATCGCTGAAAAGGATGCTTTAGAAATATACGTAGATGGTGAACAAATTATATTAAAGAAATATGAACCAGCTTGTATCTTCTGTGGCGATGCTAGAGACGTAGTTAACTACAAAGGTAAGAACATTTGCGAAAAGTGTTTAGCTGAATTAAAGAAATAA
- the rsmI gene encoding 16S rRNA (cytidine(1402)-2'-O)-methyltransferase → MSVGKLYLVPTPIGNLKDITLRALEVLENADIIAAEDTRQSLKLLNHFNIKKSLFSYHQHNEQGKSEDIINKLEEGLNVALVTDAGTPGISDPGSVVVLKCIERGIDFEVLPGATAITTALVYSGIDTTKFVFRGFLPRENKERKPVIEELLNVKDTLIFYEAPHRLLETLTYLKDNLGDRKIAICRELTKLHEEIYRGTITEGIEHFVANKPRGEFVLVIEGKSEEELKAERDSLWIDLTVEEHILKVMESGIDKKEAIKRVAKERGVPKKEIYKYSMNI, encoded by the coding sequence GTGTCAGTAGGAAAGTTATATTTAGTACCAACACCTATAGGAAATTTAAAGGATATAACACTTAGGGCGTTAGAAGTCTTAGAAAATGCGGATATTATTGCAGCAGAAGATACGAGACAAAGTTTAAAGCTTTTAAATCACTTTAACATAAAGAAGAGTTTATTTAGTTATCATCAACATAATGAGCAAGGCAAAAGTGAAGATATAATAAATAAACTAGAAGAAGGTTTAAATGTTGCTTTGGTAACAGATGCAGGAACACCTGGTATTTCAGATCCAGGAAGTGTTGTTGTATTAAAATGTATTGAGCGTGGAATAGATTTTGAAGTTTTACCTGGAGCTACAGCAATAACTACAGCTTTGGTATATTCAGGGATAGATACAACAAAGTTTGTTTTTAGAGGGTTTTTACCAAGAGAAAACAAAGAAAGAAAACCAGTAATAGAAGAACTTCTAAATGTAAAAGACACATTAATATTTTATGAAGCACCACATAGACTTTTAGAAACTTTGACATATTTAAAAGATAATTTAGGAGATAGAAAAATAGCAATATGTAGAGAATTAACAAAACTACATGAAGAAATATATAGAGGCACAATAACAGAAGGGATAGAACACTTTGTTGCTAATAAGCCTAGAGGTGAATTTGTCTTAGTTATAGAAGGAAAATCAGAAGAAGAATTAAAAGCAGAAAGAGACTCTTTATGGATAGACTTAACGGTAGAAGAACATATTTTAAAGGTTATGGAATCCGGAATAGATAAAAAAGAGGCTATAAAAAGAGTTGCAAAGGAAAGAGGAGTACCTAAAAAAGAAATATATAAGTATTCTATGAATATATAA
- a CDS encoding tRNA1(Val) (adenine(37)-N6)-methyltransferase, protein MENTVQLLEDESIDDLQLKGLHLIQKKSGFRFGVDAVLLSDFANIKKKHRVIDICTGTGIVPFLVYGKYEPNQVVGLEIQEDMVEMAKRSVKYNNLQEKIKFKCGDLKDKKLLDTLGKFDVLTVNPPYKLNNAGILNPNDKLAIARHEIMCRLEDVIIASRRLLKDNGRMYIVHRPERLIDIFELMRKYNIEPKRVKMIQPNPKKAPNIVLVEGQRDGGAFLKWDAPLYVYNEDGTYSKELNEIYGREG, encoded by the coding sequence ATGGAAAATACAGTACAACTATTAGAAGATGAATCAATAGATGATCTACAGTTGAAGGGACTTCATTTAATTCAAAAGAAGAGCGGATTTAGATTTGGAGTAGATGCAGTACTTTTATCTGATTTTGCTAATATTAAAAAGAAACATAGAGTTATAGATATATGTACGGGAACAGGAATAGTACCTTTTTTAGTTTATGGTAAATATGAGCCTAATCAAGTAGTTGGATTAGAAATTCAAGAAGATATGGTTGAAATGGCAAAAAGAAGCGTTAAGTATAATAATCTTCAAGAAAAAATTAAATTTAAGTGTGGAGATTTAAAAGATAAAAAGTTATTAGATACTTTAGGTAAATTTGATGTACTTACTGTAAATCCACCATATAAATTGAATAATGCAGGGATTTTAAATCCTAATGATAAATTAGCTATAGCTAGACATGAAATTATGTGTAGGCTAGAAGACGTTATAATAGCTTCTAGAAGGCTTCTTAAGGACAATGGACGTATGTATATAGTACATAGGCCAGAAAGGCTAATAGACATATTTGAGCTTATGAGAAAGTATAATATAGAGCCAAAGAGAGTGAAGATGATTCAACCTAACCCTAAAAAGGCACCTAATATAGTACTTGTAGAAGGGCAACGAGATGGGGGAGCATTTTTAAAGTGGGATGCACCTTTATATGTATATAATGAAGATGGAACTTATAGTAAAGAATTAAATGAGATATATGGAAGAGAGGGATAA
- a CDS encoding NlpC/P60 family protein, whose translation MRKRILSAVIAGVLVLTSGVPAFATPNQEVTESQKKYEEITKKINDIQGEIYKLNMEIDPLVEKVENNKKEMQDIKEEIENTTKEIDASKVEIGEREEILGKRLRELYKSGGQSSYLSIVFSAESFSDFISKLDSTTRLVNIDKKVVKDLLDKQEKMNNKISSLEEKNDEIVKVNDETQKALQEFEVKKKEQEVLINTAKEEQTKFDAEFLSIAERKIVDHQLTVLTSSNSINEIQSAIDQLRSVRDNQLKSPTVIEEVNNAIEAAKVRISDLEAKAEAEAKAQAEANKPSIPNRGDNATVSGSASGIVSYAYNFLGTPYVYGATGPDTFDCSGFTSYVYRNAAGIEITRTTYSQIGQGRAVSQGELQPGDLVFTYGGDHVGIYVGGGSYIHAPQPGDRVKVSPVTSFYAARRIIE comes from the coding sequence ATGAGAAAAAGAATTTTATCAGCAGTTATTGCCGGAGTTTTAGTATTAACTTCAGGAGTGCCGGCCTTTGCAACACCAAACCAGGAAGTTACGGAAAGTCAAAAGAAATATGAAGAAATAACTAAGAAGATTAATGACATTCAAGGTGAAATATACAAATTAAATATGGAAATAGATCCACTTGTTGAAAAGGTGGAAAATAATAAAAAAGAGATGCAAGATATAAAAGAGGAAATTGAAAACACTACAAAAGAAATCGATGCATCAAAGGTTGAAATCGGAGAAAGAGAAGAGATTTTAGGAAAAAGATTAAGAGAACTATATAAGTCAGGTGGACAAAGTAGTTACTTATCAATTGTCTTTAGTGCAGAAAGCTTTAGCGATTTCATATCTAAATTAGATTCTACAACTAGATTAGTTAATATTGATAAGAAGGTTGTAAAAGATTTATTGGACAAGCAAGAAAAGATGAATAATAAGATTTCGTCATTAGAAGAAAAAAATGATGAAATAGTTAAAGTAAATGATGAAACTCAAAAGGCTTTACAAGAATTTGAAGTTAAAAAGAAGGAACAAGAAGTTCTAATTAATACTGCTAAAGAAGAGCAAACTAAGTTTGATGCTGAATTCTTATCAATTGCAGAGAGAAAGATAGTAGATCACCAATTAACGGTATTAACTTCATCAAATTCAATTAATGAGATTCAAAGTGCTATTGATCAATTAAGAAGCGTTAGAGATAATCAGCTTAAGAGTCCTACTGTAATTGAAGAAGTAAATAATGCTATTGAAGCTGCTAAAGTAAGAATTTCTGATTTAGAAGCTAAGGCTGAAGCAGAAGCTAAGGCTCAAGCAGAAGCTAATAAACCAAGTATACCAAATAGAGGGGATAATGCTACTGTAAGTGGATCAGCTTCAGGTATAGTTAGTTATGCATATAACTTCTTAGGTACTCCTTATGTATATGGAGCAACTGGTCCAGATACATTTGACTGTTCTGGATTTACAAGCTATGTTTATAGAAATGCAGCAGGAATTGAAATTACAAGAACTACTTATTCACAAATTGGACAAGGTAGAGCTGTATCACAAGGTGAATTACAACCAGGTGACTTAGTATTCACATATGGTGGAGATCATGTTGGTATTTATGTAGGTGGCGGAAGTTATATTCATGCTCCTCAACCAGGAGATAGAGTAAAAGTATCACCAGTTACTTCATTCTACGCAGCTAGAAGAATAATAGAATAA
- a CDS encoding [Fe-Fe] hydrogenase large subunit C-terminal domain-containing protein yields the protein MNKKYNTLFKELVKSYYDGNFDETLKNILSTSEKSVKETFSIISSLCGSNVKYDENYIYNLKKAITNYNVHQKIVEKLQKCSGNCAETEGGISKCQRSCPFDAIIDDKETNSKIIDSERCIDCGLCIDACEDGNFIDKVEFLPVMELIKNNKTVIAAVAPAISGQWGPNTTMDQMRTALKKIGFTDMIEVAFAADMLTIKEAVEFNNHVHTSSDLMITSCCCPMWVGMLKKVYKSLVKDLSPSVSPMIAAGRVIKTLNQDAKVVFIGPCIAKKSEAKDKDLVGAIDFVLTFQELKEIFDALSVNPSTLDETPSIEYASRGGRLYARTGGVSIAISEAVEELYPEKFKLFKAAQAEGVKNCKEILEKAQNGELDANFIEGMGCIGGCVGGPKILVPKEEGKKAVDQFAYDSSIKIATHSAILDNVLEKLNITSLDDFKNPEKISILEREF from the coding sequence ATGAATAAAAAATATAATACTTTATTTAAAGAACTTGTAAAATCTTATTATGACGGTAACTTTGACGAAACACTTAAAAATATACTATCTACATCTGAAAAAAGTGTCAAGGAAACGTTTTCTATAATTTCATCATTATGTGGATCTAATGTTAAATATGATGAAAATTACATTTATAATTTGAAAAAAGCTATTACTAATTACAATGTTCATCAAAAAATAGTTGAAAAACTACAGAAATGCTCTGGAAATTGTGCTGAAACTGAAGGTGGAATATCTAAATGTCAACGTTCTTGTCCCTTCGATGCTATAATTGATGATAAAGAAACTAACTCCAAAATAATAGATTCTGAACGTTGCATAGACTGTGGACTTTGTATCGATGCCTGTGAAGATGGTAACTTTATAGATAAAGTTGAATTCTTACCTGTAATGGAACTAATAAAAAACAACAAAACAGTAATAGCTGCTGTAGCACCTGCTATAAGTGGCCAATGGGGTCCAAATACAACTATGGATCAAATGAGAACAGCTCTAAAAAAAATCGGTTTTACCGATATGATTGAAGTAGCTTTTGCCGCTGACATGCTAACTATAAAAGAAGCTGTTGAATTCAATAACCATGTGCATACCTCTTCTGATTTAATGATTACCTCATGTTGTTGTCCTATGTGGGTAGGAATGTTAAAAAAAGTATATAAATCATTAGTTAAAGACCTCTCTCCATCTGTATCTCCAATGATTGCTGCTGGTAGAGTTATTAAAACATTAAATCAAGATGCTAAAGTAGTCTTTATAGGACCTTGTATTGCTAAAAAATCCGAAGCTAAAGATAAAGATTTAGTAGGTGCAATAGATTTTGTTCTTACCTTTCAAGAATTAAAAGAAATTTTTGATGCCTTGTCTGTTAATCCATCCACCTTAGATGAAACCCCATCCATTGAATACGCTTCACGTGGTGGTAGATTATATGCACGTACTGGCGGAGTGTCAATAGCAATATCTGAAGCAGTAGAAGAACTCTATCCTGAAAAATTCAAACTTTTTAAGGCTGCGCAAGCTGAAGGTGTTAAAAACTGCAAAGAAATTCTAGAAAAAGCTCAAAACGGCGAATTAGATGCAAACTTTATAGAAGGTATGGGTTGTATTGGTGGTTGCGTTGGTGGTCCTAAAATCCTAGTTCCTAAAGAAGAAGGAAAGAAAGCAGTAGACCAATTTGCATATGATTCCTCTATAAAAATAGCGACTCATAGTGCCATCTTAGATAATGTATTAGAAAAATTAAATATAACTTCATTAGATGACTTTAAAAATCCTGAAAAAATTAGTATTCTCGAACGTGAATTCTAA